A region from the Linepithema humile isolate Giens D197 chromosome 1, Lhum_UNIL_v1.0, whole genome shotgun sequence genome encodes:
- the BBS4 gene encoding Bardet-Biedl syndrome 4 protein isoform X2: MANDVLSNGRLAESAVVQRTRHDRGKKAPDIPAIESRNWLLHRHYIRHEYSACKLLIEQELTKSDGHEYANYLKGLILRKEGKIQDSLDCFQTAYNVNSTNIDNVKQIAKSLLIMGSHKRAIDAYTEAEKISALPDWEIYYGLGEAYIKLNQLQEGKKHFKKSTELTKNELPNLALARLYLLDDMIPEARTAYTAALNGNPESTDAATELGLLYLRIGDTQRAFQQFGAALAQSPNCVKAILPMAYIMQAISSLKRAHYLNPMSCVPSCNLGIVFLTTGQPASAAIYLCAAVSAEPKNPTPYLLLGLALKRLDDLEGAERSLTKAHALAPQDPLILINHAVILDARDKQANAAEILTALNDIMAVVDVDIQISQMAKKLSKKFQREKTELNSAQEPTDGSEQQRQLSADEV; this comes from the exons ATGGCAAATGATGTTCTTAGCAACGGTCGTTTAGCGGAAAGCGCGGTTGTACAACGGACAAGACACGACAGAGGCAAAAAAG CTCCAGATATACCAGCTATAGAAAGCCGCAACTGGTTATTACATCGGCATTATATTCGACACGAGTACAGCGCCTGTAAGCTTCTTATCGAACAAGAATTAACAAAATCAGATGGCCACGAATACGCGAATTACTTGAAG GGTTTAATTCTCAGAAAAGAGGGCAAAATTCAAGATTCGTTAGATTGTTTTCAGACCGCATATAATGTGAATTCGACGAACATTGATAATGTTAAACAGATAGCAAAGTCGTT ATTAATAATGGGAAGTCATAAGCGCGCGATAGATGCTTATACGGAAGCCGAGAAGATATCGGCCCTGCCGGATTGGGAGATATATTACGGTCTAG GCGAGGCTTACATAAAATTGAATCAGTTACAAGAAGgtaagaaacattttaagaaATCGACAGAATTAACGAAAAATGAGCTGCCCAATCTCGCTCTCGCGAGGCTTTACCTCTTAGATGACATGATTCCAGAAGCAAGAACTGCTTATACTGCAGCTTTGAA CGGAAATCCCGAGAGCACCGACGCGGCAACAGAACTGGGTCTCTTGTATCTCAGGATTGGAGATACGCAACGGGCGTTTCAGCAATTTGGAGCAGCTTTGGCTCAATCGCCTAATTGCGTCAAAGCAATTTTGCCTATGGCTTATATAATGCAA GCTATTAGCTCGTTGAAGCGAGCGCATTACCTGAACCCGATGTCCTGCGTCCCGTCTTGCAACTTGGGAATCGTTTTTCTTACCACTGGGCAGCCTGCATCAGCTGCGATTTATCTGTGCGCCGCCGTCAGCGCTGAACCAAAGAATCCTACGCCGTATCTGTTACTAGGTC tgGCTTTGAAACGTTTGGACGATTTGGAGGGCGCTGAAAGGTCTTTAACAAAAGCTCATGCCCTAGCTCCTCAAGATCCACTGATATTGATTAACCACGCAGTGATTCTCGATGCTCGTGACAAACAAGCTAATGCTGCTGAAATTTTAACAGCACTCAATGACATTATGGCTGTTGTCGACGTCGATATACAG ATATCGCAAATGgcgaaaaaattatcaaagaaaTTTCAACGCGAGAAAACAGAATTAAATAGCGCTCAAGAGCCGACGGACGGCAGTGAACAGCAGCGACAATTGAGCGCTGACGAAGTTTAA
- the BBS4 gene encoding Bardet-Biedl syndrome 4 protein homolog isoform X1 has product MANDVLSNGRLAESAVVQRTRHDRGKKAPDIPAIESRNWLLHRHYIRHEYSACKLLIEQELTKSDGHEYANYLKGLILRKEGKIQDSLDCFQTAYNVNSTNIDNVKQIAKSLLIMGSHKRAIDAYTEAEKISALPDWEIYYGLGEAYIKLNQLQEGKKHFKKSTELTKNELPNLALARLYLLDDMIPEARTAYTAALNGNPESTDAATELGLLYLRIGDTQRAFQQFGAALAQSPNCVKAILPMAYIMQNHREYDVALSKYKVAAQTIPESSALWNNIGMCLYGKQKYVAAISSLKRAHYLNPMSCVPSCNLGIVFLTTGQPASAAIYLCAAVSAEPKNPTPYLLLGLALKRLDDLEGAERSLTKAHALAPQDPLILINHAVILDARDKQANAAEILTALNDIMAVVDVDIQISQMAKKLSKKFQREKTELNSAQEPTDGSEQQRQLSADEV; this is encoded by the exons ATGGCAAATGATGTTCTTAGCAACGGTCGTTTAGCGGAAAGCGCGGTTGTACAACGGACAAGACACGACAGAGGCAAAAAAG CTCCAGATATACCAGCTATAGAAAGCCGCAACTGGTTATTACATCGGCATTATATTCGACACGAGTACAGCGCCTGTAAGCTTCTTATCGAACAAGAATTAACAAAATCAGATGGCCACGAATACGCGAATTACTTGAAG GGTTTAATTCTCAGAAAAGAGGGCAAAATTCAAGATTCGTTAGATTGTTTTCAGACCGCATATAATGTGAATTCGACGAACATTGATAATGTTAAACAGATAGCAAAGTCGTT ATTAATAATGGGAAGTCATAAGCGCGCGATAGATGCTTATACGGAAGCCGAGAAGATATCGGCCCTGCCGGATTGGGAGATATATTACGGTCTAG GCGAGGCTTACATAAAATTGAATCAGTTACAAGAAGgtaagaaacattttaagaaATCGACAGAATTAACGAAAAATGAGCTGCCCAATCTCGCTCTCGCGAGGCTTTACCTCTTAGATGACATGATTCCAGAAGCAAGAACTGCTTATACTGCAGCTTTGAA CGGAAATCCCGAGAGCACCGACGCGGCAACAGAACTGGGTCTCTTGTATCTCAGGATTGGAGATACGCAACGGGCGTTTCAGCAATTTGGAGCAGCTTTGGCTCAATCGCCTAATTGCGTCAAAGCAATTTTGCCTATGGCTTATATAATGCAA aatcaTAGAGAGTACGACGTAGCCTTATCAAAATACAAAGTAGCAGCACAAACTATTCCAGAGTCTTCAGCTCTTTGGAATAACATTGGAATGTGCCTCTatggaaaacaaaaatatgttgCA GCTATTAGCTCGTTGAAGCGAGCGCATTACCTGAACCCGATGTCCTGCGTCCCGTCTTGCAACTTGGGAATCGTTTTTCTTACCACTGGGCAGCCTGCATCAGCTGCGATTTATCTGTGCGCCGCCGTCAGCGCTGAACCAAAGAATCCTACGCCGTATCTGTTACTAGGTC tgGCTTTGAAACGTTTGGACGATTTGGAGGGCGCTGAAAGGTCTTTAACAAAAGCTCATGCCCTAGCTCCTCAAGATCCACTGATATTGATTAACCACGCAGTGATTCTCGATGCTCGTGACAAACAAGCTAATGCTGCTGAAATTTTAACAGCACTCAATGACATTATGGCTGTTGTCGACGTCGATATACAG ATATCGCAAATGgcgaaaaaattatcaaagaaaTTTCAACGCGAGAAAACAGAATTAAATAGCGCTCAAGAGCCGACGGACGGCAGTGAACAGCAGCGACAATTGAGCGCTGACGAAGTTTAA